In Ferviditalea candida, the genomic window AGAATTTTATCATATAGTTTTGTTTTAACAGGAGTTTGGCTGGGTTTGCCGAAAGGTGGTGATCAGATGAAAAAAGAATGGCAAACGCCGTTGTTGGAAGTATTGGAAATCAACATGACAATGAAATACATAACTTACCCTCATCACGATAAGAGGGATGACGAACACAACAATTGCAATCAAGGGGGGTTTGACAGCTGAAGGGAAATTACTTTAATCCATTGAGAGTTGTGAAAATGTTTGAAATCGTTGCAACCCCGCGTCAACAAAACGGAACGGTTGAATTCATTCCCTATGACCCGTTCAATCCTTACAGTACGGTGGAGGGCCCCCATCGTTGCGAATTCTCCAAGCTTGATGAAATCCGGTTAAATCAGCAACTGGTGTGGGAGATTGATAAGCTTTGTATGCATGAAAAATATCAGCGCCAATGATACTTTTATCATTTTTAGCATATTCTTAAAGACCACGCAATGAAATATAAACCTAAATATTATTTGGCTCTGATTGAAAAAAAATTTTATCGTATGCTTCGAATTTCCTTTGGTTTTGAACTCGAACAAAAAGGGGAGGAACTCATCGGTCAGAGTACCGTTTTGATTCCAGTCGCCATAAACATAGAAAAATTGCTGCAGGATAATGAACCTTTGGAAAATTGCTGTATGGTCAAAAAAACTAAATATCTTTCACCATACATTCAAGGATTATCCCAAGTCTTCAACGAGAGGGATAATCCTTTGTGTTATTCATATTTGTACAAAAGTCTATAAAGTAATATAATTTAAACAGGTATGCCAGTCGGATTTGCAGGAAGTTTTTGCATAAACGGCCAAAAATGAGGAGGTATAGCATGGCCGAAGAAATACGTTCTTCCTTAAAAGACAGAGATATCGGCGCAGAAATGCGAAGCTCTTTTCTCGATTATGCCATGAGTGTCATTGTCAGCAGAGCTTTGCCGGATGTTCGTGACGGGCTTAAACCTGTTCACCGGAGAATTCTTTACGCAATGTCTGAATTGGGAATGTCTCCGGACAAGCCGTTCAAAAAATCCGCCAGAATCGTCGGTGAAGTTATCGGTAAGTATCATCCACACGGAGATTCGGCTGTATATGACACCATGGTTCGAATGGCGCAGGATTTCAATCTCAGGTACCCGCTGATTGACGGACATGGCAATTTCGGTTCCATTGATGGAGATGCAGCCGCAGCAATGCGTTACACTGAGGCGCGATTGTCGAAGATCGCCATGGAGCTGCTTCGCGACATTAATAAAGAAACCGTCGATTTCGTGCCCAATTATGATGGCGAGGAGCAGGAGCCTTCCGTGCTTCCGGCTCGCTTTCCCAATTTGTTGGTCAATGGGGTGTCGGGGATTGCCGTTGGAATGGCGACGAATATCCCGCCGCATAATTTGTCCGAGGTCATTGAAGGTGTGTTGGCGCTTATTCGGAACCCGGAACTCACAGCGCTTGAATTGATGCAGTACATCAAGGGTCCCGATTTCCCGACCGGCGCATATATCATGGGGGCTCACGGGATTAAGCAGGCATATTCAACCGGGCGAGGCTCAATCACAATGAGGGCCAAAACCTTGATTGAAGAATCAGGCAGCAAAGCGAAAATCATTGTTTACGAGCTGCCCTATCAAGTCAACAAGGCCAAGCTGGTGGAAAAAATCGCCGAGTTGGTGCGGGATAAAATTATTGACGGGATTACCGACTTGCGGGATGAATCGGATCGGACCGGAATGCGGATTGTCATCGAGCTCCGTCGGGATGTCAACCCCAATGTCGTTTTGAATAATCTGTTCAAGCACACTCCGATGCAGTCCAATTTCGGAATGAATATGCTGGCTTTGGTTGATAATGAACCGAGAATTCTGAACCTGAAGGAAACTCTGCATTATTATGTGAAGCATCAGATCGAAATTATCCGCCGCCGCACGGAATATGACCTCAAAAAAGCGGAAGCCCGCGCGCATATTCTGGAGGGACTGCGGATCGCATTGGATCATCTGGATGAAGTCATTCAGTTGATTCGCTCATCCAGAACGACTGAAGAAGCAAGAGAAAGCTTGATGAGCAGATTCGGGCTCAGCGTGGAGCAAGCTCAAGCGATTCTGGACATGCGTTTGCAGCGTTTAACCGGTTTGGAGCGCGAGAAAATTGAGAGCGAATATGCGGAATTGATGAAAAAAATTGCGGAATATCGGGCTATACTTGCCGATGAGCAGCTCGTTTTGAACATCATTAGTGAGGAATTGACCGAAATCAAAAACAAATACGGGGATGAACGCCGCTCCGAGATCACCTTTGGAGAGGATAACATTCTGGATGAAGATCTGATTCCTCAAGAAGATGTCGTTATTACCATCACCCATACCGGTTACGTCAAGCGATTGCCGGTTACAACATACCGTAGCCAGAAACGGGGCGGTCGCGGCGTTGTGGGAATGGAAACCAAAGAGAATGATTTTGTCGAGCATCTGTTCATCACCAATTCGCATCACTATTT contains:
- a CDS encoding paeninodin family lasso peptide, with the protein product MKKEWQTPLLEVLEINMTMKYITYPHHDKRDDEHNNCNQGGFDS
- the gyrA gene encoding DNA gyrase subunit A — protein: MAEEIRSSLKDRDIGAEMRSSFLDYAMSVIVSRALPDVRDGLKPVHRRILYAMSELGMSPDKPFKKSARIVGEVIGKYHPHGDSAVYDTMVRMAQDFNLRYPLIDGHGNFGSIDGDAAAAMRYTEARLSKIAMELLRDINKETVDFVPNYDGEEQEPSVLPARFPNLLVNGVSGIAVGMATNIPPHNLSEVIEGVLALIRNPELTALELMQYIKGPDFPTGAYIMGAHGIKQAYSTGRGSITMRAKTLIEESGSKAKIIVYELPYQVNKAKLVEKIAELVRDKIIDGITDLRDESDRTGMRIVIELRRDVNPNVVLNNLFKHTPMQSNFGMNMLALVDNEPRILNLKETLHYYVKHQIEIIRRRTEYDLKKAEARAHILEGLRIALDHLDEVIQLIRSSRTTEEARESLMSRFGLSVEQAQAILDMRLQRLTGLEREKIESEYAELMKKIAEYRAILADEQLVLNIISEELTEIKNKYGDERRSEITFGEDNILDEDLIPQEDVVITITHTGYVKRLPVTTYRSQKRGGRGVVGMETKENDFVEHLFITNSHHYLMFFTNKGKVYRLKAYEIPDLSRTARGTPIINLIQIEQGEKINAVIPVKDFESSHFLFFSTKQGIVKKTPLDDYSNIRKGGLIAITLREDDELIGVKLTDGNRDIIMGTSQGMSIRFPEQEVRSMGRGATGVIGIRISEDDTVIDMDVVEEDNDVLIVTSKGYGKRTPVSEYRTQSRGGKGIKTLNVTSKNGPVVGLKMVNDEEDLMIITASGTLIRTSITGISTMGRYTQGVKLINIREDDSVSTVARVEKNEDNEKIEDENQSENKQD